A stretch of the Streptomyces sp. NBC_01428 genome encodes the following:
- a CDS encoding RDD family protein has protein sequence MSELVTGEAVALELRPAKLPSRALAVVLDLAAAMVVYLVVTIGLVAATAALDDAAQVALSIASFLLVLVGVPIAVETLSHGRSLGKLACGLRVVRDDGGPIRFRHALVRGAVGVVEILMTFGIVACIASLVSERGRRLGDVFAGTLVVRERIPVGRMPHVPPPPPWLAGRFAELDLSAVPDGLWLAVRQYLTRMGQLDPRVGGAMAERLAMDLATRTGTPPPQGVPAGAYLAAVVQERQAREARRVFGGGAAAGMPQPVPGGYPYPQGSGGYPFAQGPGGYPQPMGHGGYPPPPTNTGYAPPPAPAGYPAQGSHGGDTPQGGHGGHASAAAPGGYPPEAGGDAGRPTPAAHPVAARPPAGPQPDPSQDGRDRSDDPGRPAGGPGQGERPATGFAPPA, from the coding sequence GTGAGTGAGCTAGTGACGGGCGAGGCGGTGGCGCTGGAGCTGCGCCCCGCGAAACTGCCGAGCCGGGCGCTGGCCGTCGTGCTCGACCTCGCCGCGGCGATGGTGGTCTACCTCGTCGTGACGATCGGGCTCGTCGCCGCGACCGCCGCGTTGGACGACGCGGCGCAGGTCGCGCTGTCGATCGCGAGCTTCCTTCTCGTCCTGGTCGGCGTGCCCATCGCGGTGGAGACGCTCAGCCATGGCCGGTCGCTGGGGAAGCTGGCGTGCGGGCTGCGGGTGGTGCGGGACGACGGCGGGCCGATCCGGTTCCGGCATGCGCTGGTGCGCGGGGCGGTGGGGGTCGTCGAGATCCTCATGACGTTCGGCATCGTCGCGTGCATCGCCTCGCTGGTGTCGGAGCGCGGTCGTCGGCTCGGGGACGTGTTCGCCGGGACCCTCGTGGTGCGTGAGCGGATTCCGGTAGGGCGTATGCCTCATGTGCCGCCGCCGCCTCCCTGGCTCGCGGGACGCTTCGCCGAGCTCGACCTGTCCGCGGTGCCGGACGGGCTGTGGCTGGCCGTCCGCCAGTACCTGACGCGGATGGGGCAGTTGGATCCGCGGGTGGGCGGGGCGATGGCGGAACGGCTCGCGATGGACCTCGCGACGCGTACGGGAACGCCGCCGCCGCAGGGTGTGCCCGCGGGGGCGTATCTCGCGGCCGTGGTGCAGGAGCGGCAGGCCCGTGAGGCCCGTCGGGTGTTCGGAGGCGGCGCGGCTGCCGGAATGCCCCAGCCCGTTCCTGGCGGATACCCCTATCCGCAAGGTTCTGGCGGATATCCCTTCGCGCAGGGGCCCGGCGGATACCCCCAGCCGATGGGGCACGGCGGTTATCCCCCGCCGCCCACCAACACCGGCTATGCCCCACCCCCTGCGCCGGCCGGCTATCCCGCTCAGGGAAGTCACGGCGGCGACACCCCGCAGGGTGGTCACGGCGGACACGCCTCCGCCGCGGCTCCCGGTGGCTATCCGCCGGAGGCCGGTGGGGATGCCGGACGACCGACGCCTGCCGCGCATCCCGTCGCGGCGAGGCCTCCCGCTGGTCCGCAGCCCGATCCGTCCCAGGACGGTCGGGATCGTTCGGACGACCCGGGTCGGCCCGCGGGTGGGCCGGGGCAGGGCGAGCGGCCGGCGACGGGCTTCGCGCCGCCCGCGTAG
- the manA gene encoding mannose-6-phosphate isomerase, class I, translating to MDRLDNTVRPYAWGSTTAIPHLLGVEPTGEPQAEMWMGAHPGAPSRTERGPLDEVVAEDPEKELGRAAVARFGPRLPFLLKLLAAGAPLSLQVHPDLEQAREGYEDEESRGVPIDAPHRNYKDANHKPELICALTEFDGLCGFRAPEEAADFLAALDVDALKPYVDLLRAHPEEAALREVLTAVLGADPDEMARTVTETTAACARLGGDHAPYADLAHHYPGDPGVIAAMLLNHVRLQPGEALFLGAGIPHAYLNGLGVEIMANSDNVLRCGLTPKHVDVPELLRVVRFEASDPGVLRPEASADGEELYATPIDEFRLSRYSLAGGAAPRDLTRDTPQILLCTAGSARADGIDLTPGHSVFVPAGEKAEVSGSGTIFRATVVA from the coding sequence ATGGACCGCCTCGACAACACCGTCCGCCCCTACGCCTGGGGCTCCACCACCGCCATCCCGCACCTGCTCGGCGTGGAACCGACCGGCGAGCCGCAGGCGGAGATGTGGATGGGCGCCCACCCGGGCGCACCTTCGCGCACGGAGCGCGGTCCGCTCGACGAGGTCGTCGCCGAGGACCCGGAGAAGGAACTCGGCCGCGCGGCCGTCGCCAGGTTCGGCCCCCGCCTGCCGTTCCTCCTCAAACTCCTCGCCGCCGGCGCCCCCCTCTCCCTCCAGGTCCACCCCGACCTCGAACAGGCCCGCGAGGGCTACGAGGACGAGGAGAGCCGCGGTGTCCCGATCGACGCCCCGCACCGCAACTACAAGGACGCCAACCACAAGCCCGAACTGATCTGCGCCCTCACCGAGTTCGACGGACTGTGCGGCTTCCGCGCCCCCGAGGAGGCGGCCGACTTCCTCGCCGCCCTCGACGTCGACGCCCTCAAGCCGTACGTCGACCTGCTGCGCGCCCACCCCGAGGAAGCCGCCCTGCGCGAGGTCCTCACGGCCGTCCTCGGCGCCGACCCCGACGAGATGGCCCGCACGGTCACCGAGACCACGGCCGCCTGCGCCCGCCTCGGCGGCGACCACGCCCCGTACGCCGACCTCGCCCACCACTACCCGGGCGACCCCGGGGTCATCGCCGCGATGCTCCTGAACCACGTCCGGCTCCAGCCCGGCGAGGCCCTGTTCCTCGGCGCCGGCATCCCGCACGCGTACCTGAACGGCCTCGGCGTCGAGATCATGGCCAACAGCGACAACGTCCTGCGCTGCGGCCTGACCCCCAAGCACGTCGACGTCCCCGAACTCCTGCGCGTGGTCCGCTTCGAGGCGAGCGACCCCGGCGTCCTGCGCCCCGAGGCGTCCGCCGACGGCGAGGAGCTCTACGCGACCCCCATCGACGAGTTCCGCCTGTCCCGTTACTCCCTCGCCGGGGGCGCCGCCCCCCGCGACCTCACCCGCGACACCCCGCAGATCCTGCTGTGCACAGCGGGCTCCGCGCGCGCCGACGGCATCGACCTGACGCCCGGCCACTCGGTGTTCGTACCGGCCGGCGAAAAGGCCGAAGTGTCCGGGTCCGGCACGATCTTCCGTGCGACAGTGGTGGCCTGA
- a CDS encoding AAA family ATPase: MMDPTTDNAGYAGHSGDASTARASLESLRAEIAKAVVGQDPAVTGLVVALLCRGHVLLEGVPGVAKTLLVRALASALELDTKRVQFTPDLMPSDITGSLVYDARTAEFSFQPGPVFTNLLLADEINRTPPKTQASLLEAMEERQVTVDGTPRPLPEPFLVAATQNPVEYEGTYPLPEAQLDRFLLKLTIPLPTRQDEIAVLTRHTDGFNPRDLRAAGLRPVAGPADLEAARAAVAKTAVSPEITGYVVDICRATRESPSLSLGVSPRGATALLATARAWAWLTGRDYVIPDDVKALALPTLRHRVQLRPEAEMEGVTADSVINAILTHVPVPR; the protein is encoded by the coding sequence ATGATGGACCCGACCACTGACAATGCGGGATACGCCGGACATTCCGGGGACGCGAGTACCGCCCGCGCCTCCCTGGAGTCCCTGCGCGCCGAGATCGCCAAAGCCGTGGTCGGCCAGGACCCCGCCGTGACCGGCCTCGTCGTCGCCCTCCTGTGCCGTGGACACGTCCTCCTCGAAGGCGTCCCCGGAGTAGCCAAGACGCTGCTCGTCCGAGCTCTGGCATCCGCGCTCGAACTCGACACCAAACGCGTCCAGTTCACCCCTGACCTGATGCCGAGCGACATCACCGGCTCCCTGGTCTACGACGCCCGCACGGCCGAGTTCTCCTTCCAGCCCGGCCCGGTCTTCACCAACCTGCTGCTGGCCGACGAGATCAACCGCACGCCCCCGAAGACCCAGGCGTCCCTGCTGGAAGCCATGGAGGAACGCCAGGTCACCGTCGACGGCACCCCCCGGCCGCTCCCCGAGCCCTTCCTCGTCGCCGCGACCCAGAACCCCGTCGAGTACGAGGGCACGTATCCCCTGCCCGAAGCCCAACTGGACCGCTTCCTCCTGAAGCTGACGATCCCGCTGCCCACCCGGCAGGACGAGATTGCCGTCCTCACCCGGCACACCGACGGCTTCAACCCCCGCGACCTGCGCGCCGCCGGCCTGCGCCCCGTCGCGGGTCCCGCCGACCTCGAAGCCGCCCGCGCCGCCGTCGCCAAGACGGCGGTCTCCCCGGAGATCACCGGCTACGTCGTCGACATCTGCCGCGCCACCCGCGAGTCGCCGTCCCTCTCGCTCGGCGTCTCACCGCGCGGCGCGACCGCCCTCCTCGCCACCGCCCGCGCCTGGGCCTGGCTGACCGGCCGTGACTACGTCATCCCCGACGACGTGAAGGCCCTCGCCCTCCCCACCCTCCGCCACCGCGTCCAACTCCGCCCCGAAGCCGAGATGGAGGGTGTGACGGCCGACTCCGTCATCAACGCGATCCTCACCCACGTCCCCGTCCCCCGCTGA
- a CDS encoding DUF58 domain-containing protein has protein sequence MAFTGRAALLAALGALPVGIWEPSWTGILAVNAPLALACACDAALAAPVRRLGLTRSGDTSVRLGDTADVTLTVTNPSGRPLRAHLRDAWPPSSWESGTEVASSRHHVSVPAGERRRVTTRLRPTRRGDRQADRVTIRSYGPLGLFARQGNHKVPWSVRVLPPFTSRKHLPSKLARLRELDGRTSVLTRGEGTEFDSLREYVPGDDTRSIDWRATARRTTVAVRTWRPERDRHILLVLDTGRTSAGRVGDAPRLDASMDAALLLAALASRAGDRVDLLAYDRRVRALVQGRAAGDVLPSLVNAMAGVEPELVETDARGLAAIALRTAPRRSLIVLLTSLDAAPVEEGLLPVLSGLTQRHTVLVASVADPYIARMAKARGDAEAVYEAAAAAQAQTERQRTAEQLRRRGVTVVDAIPDDLAPALADAYLALKAAGRL, from the coding sequence ATGGCGTTCACCGGGCGTGCCGCTCTCCTCGCGGCTCTCGGCGCACTCCCCGTCGGTATCTGGGAGCCGAGCTGGACGGGCATCCTCGCGGTGAACGCCCCGCTGGCCCTGGCCTGCGCCTGCGACGCCGCCCTCGCGGCGCCCGTACGGCGCCTCGGCCTGACCCGCTCCGGCGACACGTCCGTACGCCTCGGCGACACCGCGGACGTCACCCTCACCGTCACCAACCCCTCGGGTCGCCCGCTGCGCGCACACCTGAGGGACGCCTGGCCGCCGAGCAGTTGGGAGTCGGGCACCGAGGTCGCGTCCTCCCGACACCACGTGTCCGTACCCGCCGGCGAACGCCGCCGTGTGACGACCCGTCTGCGCCCGACCCGCCGCGGCGACCGCCAGGCGGACCGTGTCACGATCCGCTCGTACGGCCCCCTGGGCCTCTTCGCCCGCCAGGGCAACCACAAGGTCCCCTGGTCCGTACGTGTGCTGCCCCCCTTCACCAGCCGGAAGCACCTCCCCTCCAAGCTGGCCCGGCTCCGCGAACTGGACGGCCGCACCAGCGTGCTGACACGCGGTGAGGGAACCGAGTTCGACAGCCTGCGCGAGTACGTTCCGGGCGACGACACCCGTTCCATCGACTGGCGCGCGACAGCCCGCCGGACCACGGTCGCCGTACGCACCTGGCGCCCCGAGCGCGACCGGCACATCCTCCTGGTCCTCGACACGGGCCGCACCTCGGCGGGCCGCGTCGGTGACGCCCCCCGTCTGGACGCCTCAATGGACGCGGCCCTGCTGCTCGCCGCCCTGGCCTCCCGCGCCGGCGACCGCGTCGACCTCCTCGCCTACGACCGCCGCGTCCGCGCCCTCGTGCAGGGCCGCGCGGCGGGCGACGTCCTCCCGTCGCTGGTCAACGCGATGGCGGGCGTCGAACCGGAGTTGGTCGAAACGGACGCCCGCGGCCTGGCCGCGATCGCGCTCCGCACGGCTCCCCGCCGTTCCTTGATCGTGCTCCTGACGAGCCTCGACGCGGCGCCCGTCGAGGAGGGCCTGCTCCCCGTGCTCTCCGGTCTCACCCAGCGCCATACGGTCCTGGTGGCATCGGTCGCCGATCCGTACATCGCCCGTATGGCGAAGGCCCGGGGTGACGCCGAAGCGGTGTACGAAGCGGCGGCGGCAGCTCAGGCACAGACGGAACGTCAGCGCACGGCGGAGCAGTTGAGGCGCCGTGGCGTGACCGTCGTCGACGCGATCCCGGACGATCTGGCCCCGGCTCTGGCGGACGCCTACCTGGCCCTGAAGGCCGCGGGCCGACTGTAA
- the ahcY gene encoding adenosylhomocysteinase produces the protein MTTVDSRLDFKVADLSLADFGRKEITLAEHEMPGLMSIRKEYAAAQPLAGARVTGSLHMTVQTAVLIETLVALGAEVRWASCNIFSTQDHAAAAIAVGPNGTPDNPQGVPVFAWKGETLEEYWWCTEQALTWPNTPTGGPNMILDDGGDATLLVHNGVKYEKDGKVPSADTAENEEHRVVLELLNRTISEGSQKWTQLASEIRGVTEETTTGVHRLYEMHRDGTLLFPAINVNDAVTKSKFDNKYGCRHSLIDGINRATDTLIGGKTAVICGYGDVGKGCAESLRGQGARVIITEIDPICALQAAMDGYQVTTLDEVVDKADIFVTTTGNKDIIMAADMAKMKHQAIVGNIGHFDNEIDMAGLAKIPGIVKDEVKPQVHTWKFPDGKVIILLSEGRLLNLGNATGHPSFVMSNSFADQTLAQIELFTKPEEYPTDVYVLPKHLDEKVARLHLDALGVKLTTLRPEQASYIGVEVDGPYKSDHYRY, from the coding sequence ATGACGACTGTCGACAGCCGACTGGACTTCAAGGTCGCCGATCTCTCGCTGGCCGACTTCGGCCGCAAGGAGATCACCCTCGCCGAGCACGAGATGCCCGGCCTGATGTCGATCCGCAAGGAGTACGCCGCGGCGCAGCCCCTGGCCGGCGCCCGCGTCACCGGATCCCTGCACATGACGGTCCAGACCGCCGTCCTCATCGAGACCCTCGTCGCCCTCGGCGCCGAGGTCCGCTGGGCCTCCTGCAACATCTTCTCCACCCAGGACCACGCGGCGGCCGCCATCGCCGTCGGCCCGAACGGCACGCCCGACAACCCCCAGGGTGTCCCGGTCTTCGCCTGGAAGGGCGAGACCCTGGAGGAGTACTGGTGGTGCACGGAGCAGGCGCTGACCTGGCCGAACACCCCCACCGGCGGCCCGAACATGATCCTGGACGACGGCGGTGACGCCACCCTCCTCGTCCACAACGGCGTGAAGTACGAGAAGGACGGCAAGGTCCCCTCGGCCGACACCGCCGAGAACGAGGAGCACCGCGTCGTCCTCGAACTCCTCAACCGCACCATCAGCGAGGGTTCGCAGAAGTGGACCCAGCTCGCCTCGGAGATCCGCGGCGTGACCGAGGAGACCACCACCGGCGTCCACCGTCTGTACGAGATGCACCGTGACGGCACCCTGCTCTTCCCGGCGATCAACGTGAACGACGCCGTCACCAAGTCGAAGTTCGACAACAAGTACGGCTGCCGCCACTCCCTGATCGACGGCATCAACCGCGCCACCGACACCCTCATCGGCGGCAAGACCGCCGTCATCTGCGGCTACGGCGACGTGGGCAAGGGCTGCGCGGAGTCCCTGCGCGGTCAGGGCGCCCGCGTGATCATCACCGAGATCGACCCGATCTGCGCCCTGCAGGCGGCGATGGACGGCTACCAGGTCACGACCCTCGACGAGGTCGTCGACAAGGCGGACATCTTCGTCACCACGACGGGCAACAAGGACATCATCATGGCCGCGGACATGGCCAAGATGAAGCACCAGGCGATCGTCGGCAACATCGGCCACTTCGACAACGAGATCGACATGGCCGGCCTCGCCAAGATCCCCGGCATCGTCAAGGACGAGGTCAAGCCGCAGGTCCACACCTGGAAGTTCCCCGACGGCAAGGTCATCATCCTGCTGTCCGAGGGCCGCCTGCTGAACCTGGGCAACGCGACCGGACACCCGTCCTTCGTGATGTCCAACTCGTTCGCGGACCAGACCCTGGCCCAGATCGAGCTGTTCACCAAGCCCGAGGAGTACCCGACCGACGTCTACGTGCTGCCCAAGCACCTCGACGAGAAGGTCGCCCGTCTCCACCTGGACGCGCTCGGCGTGAAGCTGACGACGCTCCGCCCCGAGCAGGCCTCGTACATCGGTGTCGAGGTCGACGGCCCGTACAAGTCGGACCACTACCGCTACTGA
- a CDS encoding stage II sporulation protein M, whose product MDLDVFVSAHRAEWDRLDALLRRQRRLDGAEADELVTLYQRTATHLSLIQSSAPDPQLTGRLSQLVARARSAVTGTRRASWRDVTGFLTRGFPAAVYRSRHWWVPTALLSTAVAALLGWWIAAHPEVQASIAAPSQLRDLTRPGGEYETYYSSHPAASFAAQVWTNNAQAAAMCLVLGIFLGLPVLWILFQNMLNVGVGIGLMSSAGRLDTFLGLILPHGLLELTAVFVAAGTGLRLGWTVIDPGPRSRRTALAEEGRAALGMAVGLALVLFVSGAIEGFVTPSGLPTWARIAIGIAAELAFLLYVYVLGGRAVRSGATGDVDAPERSATLPTAA is encoded by the coding sequence ATGGACCTCGACGTCTTCGTCTCCGCCCACCGTGCCGAATGGGACAGACTCGACGCCCTGCTGCGCCGTCAGCGCCGCCTCGACGGAGCCGAGGCGGACGAACTCGTCACCCTGTACCAGCGAACCGCCACCCATCTCTCGCTGATCCAGTCCAGCGCGCCCGACCCGCAGCTCACCGGCCGGCTCAGCCAACTCGTGGCACGCGCGCGGAGCGCCGTGACCGGCACCCGCCGAGCCTCCTGGCGCGACGTCACCGGCTTCCTGACCCGCGGTTTCCCCGCGGCGGTCTACCGCTCCCGTCACTGGTGGGTGCCCACGGCGCTGCTGTCCACCGCGGTGGCGGCGCTGCTGGGCTGGTGGATCGCCGCACACCCGGAGGTCCAGGCCTCGATCGCCGCGCCCAGCCAGCTCCGCGACCTCACCCGTCCCGGTGGCGAGTACGAGACCTACTACTCCAGCCACCCGGCCGCGTCGTTCGCGGCCCAGGTGTGGACGAACAACGCCCAGGCCGCGGCCATGTGCCTGGTCCTCGGCATCTTCCTGGGTCTCCCGGTGCTCTGGATCCTCTTCCAGAACATGCTCAATGTCGGTGTCGGCATCGGCCTGATGTCATCGGCCGGCCGCCTCGACACCTTCCTGGGACTGATCCTTCCGCACGGCCTGCTCGAACTGACCGCCGTATTCGTCGCCGCGGGCACCGGCCTGCGACTGGGCTGGACGGTCATCGACCCGGGCCCGCGTTCCCGCCGCACGGCGCTCGCCGAAGAAGGACGCGCCGCACTGGGAATGGCTGTCGGCCTGGCGCTGGTGCTCTTCGTCTCGGGCGCCATCGAAGGCTTCGTCACACCGTCCGGCCTCCCCACCTGGGCGCGCATCGCCATCGGTATCGCGGCCGAACTGGCCTTCCTCTTGTACGTCTACGTGCTCGGCGGCCGCGCGGTCCGCTCGGGCGCCACAGGCGACGTCGACGCCCCCGAGCGCAGCGCCACTCTCCCTACGGCCGCCTGA
- a CDS encoding cation diffusion facilitator family transporter: MSASGGTKAIVAALGANLAIAVAKFVAFAFSGSSSMLAEGVHSLADSGNQALLLIGGKKAQREATPEHPFGYGRERYIYAFLVSIVLFSVGGMFAVYEGYEKIKHPHAIEHWYWPVGVLVFAIIAEGFSFRTAIKESNQIRGTHSWSQFIRRAKAPELPVVLLEDFGALIGLVLALCGVGIALLTGDGTWDGIGTVCIGVLLILIALVLAAETKSLLLGESAGPENTTKIEAAMVDGDTVTRIIHMRTLHLGPEELLVAAKIAVRHDDTATEVASAINAAEARIREAVPIARVIYLEPDIYSEAEAAKGADRDATPGGPAQSPSDH, encoded by the coding sequence ATGAGCGCTTCAGGCGGCACCAAGGCGATCGTGGCGGCACTCGGCGCCAACCTCGCGATCGCGGTAGCGAAGTTCGTGGCGTTCGCGTTCAGCGGGTCCTCCTCGATGCTCGCGGAGGGCGTCCACTCGCTCGCCGACTCAGGCAACCAGGCACTCCTGCTGATCGGCGGCAAGAAGGCCCAGCGTGAGGCCACCCCGGAGCACCCCTTCGGCTACGGCCGCGAGCGCTACATCTACGCGTTCCTCGTCTCGATCGTCCTGTTCTCGGTCGGCGGCATGTTCGCCGTCTACGAGGGCTACGAGAAGATCAAGCACCCGCACGCGATCGAGCACTGGTACTGGCCGGTGGGCGTCCTGGTCTTCGCGATCATCGCCGAGGGCTTCTCGTTCCGTACGGCGATCAAGGAGTCCAACCAGATCCGCGGGACGCACTCCTGGTCCCAGTTCATCCGCCGCGCCAAGGCCCCCGAGCTGCCCGTCGTCCTCCTGGAGGACTTCGGCGCGCTCATCGGTCTGGTCCTGGCCCTGTGCGGTGTCGGCATCGCCCTGCTCACCGGCGACGGCACCTGGGACGGCATCGGCACGGTCTGCATCGGTGTCCTGCTCATCCTGATCGCCCTGGTCCTCGCCGCCGAGACCAAGTCGCTGCTGCTCGGCGAGTCGGCGGGCCCGGAGAACACCACGAAGATCGAGGCCGCGATGGTCGACGGCGACACGGTCACCCGCATCATCCACATGCGCACGCTCCACCTCGGCCCCGAGGAACTCCTCGTCGCCGCGAAGATCGCCGTCCGGCACGACGACACGGCCACCGAGGTCGCCTCCGCGATCAACGCGGCCGAGGCCCGTATCCGCGAGGCCGTCCCGATCGCCCGGGTGATCTACCTGGAGCCGGACATCTACAGCGAGGCGGAGGCCGCCAAGGGCGCCGACCGCGACGCCACCCCCGGCGGACCGGCCCAGTCGCCGTCCGACCACTGA
- a CDS encoding fructose-specific PTS transporter subunit EIIC has product MTSPAGPPPTGDGGDEPQRLKLLAVTACPTGIAHTYMAAEKLSQAAERLGIDMKVETQGSIGAENVLDDNDVRTADGIIVAADKDVDLGRFAGKRVITVGVAEGIHHPERLIEQVRSAPVHTADGPAPTSGKGGSGGGKERSLPYKALMNGVSYMIPFVVVGGLLIAISLSLGGHTDPSGGLVIPKDSFWMDVNNIGVIGFTLMVPILSGYIAYAIGDRPALVPGMIGGWIANTGALYDSKSGAGFIGAIVTGFLAGYLVLWIKKVKVPKFAQPIMPIIVIPIVATTALGLFFIYVIGKPISWVFEHLTSWLSGMTGTSAVLLGAILGLMIAFDMGGPVNKTAFLFGSGLIATGNQTVMGMCAAAIPVMPLGQGVATLIRRRLYTEQERETGLASLFMGCFGISEGAIPFAAARPAQVIPANMLGGAVAGAVAGLAGVSDAVPHGGPIVAVLGAVGGVPMFFVAVAVGTAVTALTTVTLVDVSERRRRGEVLIPSARTPEPALAAAVAVPGTGGATGPVRAGLAKENGPTAEAPVSPVSGESAAPGGGSTATAVADETEVLSGYVTEETVKVRLAAEDKESAIREMAGLLAATGKVRDVEELVRTALRREEQGTTGLGEEIAIPHAKTDAVSAPVVAFARSDAGIEWGSLDGTRARLVFMISVPEAAAGDEHLRILALLSRKLMDPAFRERLTAAADARAVLAVLSEIE; this is encoded by the coding sequence GTGACCAGTCCGGCCGGCCCTCCCCCCACGGGCGACGGCGGTGACGAGCCGCAGCGGTTGAAGCTGCTGGCGGTGACCGCGTGCCCGACCGGCATCGCGCACACGTACATGGCGGCCGAGAAGCTCTCGCAGGCTGCGGAGCGGCTCGGGATCGACATGAAGGTGGAGACGCAGGGATCCATCGGGGCTGAGAACGTCCTCGATGACAACGATGTCAGAACTGCCGACGGGATCATCGTCGCGGCCGACAAGGATGTGGACCTCGGCAGATTCGCGGGCAAGCGGGTGATCACCGTCGGGGTGGCCGAGGGGATCCACCACCCGGAGCGGCTGATCGAGCAGGTCCGGTCGGCGCCCGTGCACACCGCCGACGGCCCCGCGCCGACCTCCGGGAAGGGCGGCAGCGGCGGCGGCAAGGAGCGGAGCCTGCCGTACAAGGCGCTGATGAACGGGGTCAGTTACATGATCCCGTTCGTCGTGGTCGGCGGGCTGCTGATCGCGATATCGCTCTCGCTCGGCGGCCACACCGACCCCTCGGGCGGCCTGGTCATCCCGAAGGACTCCTTCTGGATGGACGTGAACAACATCGGTGTCATCGGCTTCACGCTGATGGTGCCGATCCTGTCCGGCTACATCGCCTACGCGATCGGCGACCGGCCCGCGCTCGTGCCCGGCATGATCGGCGGGTGGATCGCCAACACCGGCGCGCTGTACGACTCCAAGTCGGGTGCCGGGTTCATCGGGGCGATCGTGACCGGCTTCCTCGCGGGCTATCTGGTCCTGTGGATCAAGAAGGTCAAGGTCCCGAAGTTCGCCCAGCCGATCATGCCGATCATCGTGATCCCCATCGTCGCGACGACGGCTCTCGGCCTCTTCTTCATCTACGTCATCGGGAAGCCGATCTCGTGGGTCTTCGAGCATCTGACCAGCTGGCTCAGCGGGATGACCGGCACCAGCGCGGTGCTGCTCGGCGCGATCCTCGGCCTGATGATCGCGTTCGACATGGGCGGGCCGGTCAACAAGACGGCCTTCCTCTTCGGCTCCGGGCTCATCGCGACCGGCAACCAGACCGTGATGGGCATGTGCGCCGCCGCGATTCCCGTGATGCCGCTCGGCCAGGGCGTGGCCACCCTGATCCGCAGGCGCCTCTACACCGAGCAGGAGCGGGAGACGGGACTGGCCTCGCTGTTCATGGGCTGCTTCGGCATCTCCGAGGGCGCCATCCCGTTCGCCGCGGCGCGGCCCGCGCAGGTCATTCCGGCGAACATGCTCGGCGGTGCCGTGGCCGGTGCGGTCGCCGGACTCGCCGGGGTCAGCGACGCCGTCCCGCACGGCGGGCCGATCGTGGCGGTGCTGGGCGCCGTGGGCGGCGTGCCGATGTTCTTCGTGGCCGTCGCCGTCGGTACCGCGGTGACGGCGCTGACGACCGTCACGCTGGTCGACGTCAGTGAGCGCAGGCGGCGGGGCGAGGTGCTGATCCCCTCGGCGCGGACGCCCGAGCCGGCGCTCGCCGCCGCGGTCGCCGTCCCCGGGACCGGCGGCGCCACGGGACCGGTGCGCGCCGGCCTCGCGAAGGAGAACGGCCCGACCGCCGAGGCACCAGTGTCGCCCGTGTCCGGCGAATCCGCCGCCCCGGGCGGGGGATCGACGGCCACCGCTGTCGCCGACGAGACCGAGGTGCTCTCCGGATATGTCACGGAGGAGACCGTCAAGGTCCGGCTCGCGGCCGAGGACAAGGAGTCCGCGATCCGCGAGATGGCCGGACTGCTCGCCGCCACCGGCAAGGTGCGGGACGTCGAGGAGCTGGTGCGGACGGCGCTGCGCCGTGAGGAGCAGGGCACCACGGGCCTCGGCGAGGAGATCGCGATCCCGCACGCCAAGACGGACGCCGTGAGCGCCCCGGTCGTCGCGTTCGCGCGCTCCGACGCGGGCATCGAATGGGGTTCGCTGGACGGGACCAGGGCCCGGTTGGTGTTCATGATCTCCGTGCCGGAGGCCGCCGCGGGCGACGAGCACCTGAGGATCCTGGCGCTGCTGTCGCGCAAGCTGATGGACCCCGCCTTCCGGGAGCGGCTGACGGCCGCGGCGGACGCGCGGGCGGTCCTCGCGGTGCTGAGCGAGATCGAGTAG